The following DNA comes from Paraburkholderia phytofirmans PsJN.
ATCTGGCCGCGCATCAGCCGGAACTGGTGTCGCAATGGCGGCGCAAGCTGAGCGCTTCGTTGTTCTGATCTGACTGGATCAATCGATATTCAGGCGCGGCGCCCGAGCCGCGCCTGAATGCGCCGCGGCACTCGTCGCGGCGCGAATCACCTCAAGCCGTCGCCTGCTTCGCCAATGCCCGCAGCACATGCGCGGCTGCAGCAAATCCGAAGCTCGCCGTCACACACACGCTCGAACCGAATCCCGCGCAGTTCAAACCGACCGGCCCGGTGTGGCCCGGCGACGTGGTGACGTGCTCGGCCTCCTCGTCGATATCGCAAACGGCAGCTTCCGGGTAGATCAACGGTTCGTCGGAATACACCGCGCTCACCTTGAACTTCGCCTTCGGGCCACGCGGAAAACCGTGCTGTTTGCGCAGTTGTCCGCGCACTTTCGACAGTAAGGGATCCTGGATCGTCAGCGCCAGATCGTCTATGCGAATGCGCGTCGGGTCGAGTTGGCCACCTGCGCCGCCGATCGTGATCAACGGCTGCTTCTTCTCCACGCACCATGCGATCAACGCGGTCTTGGTGCGCACACTGTCGATCGCATCGATCACATAGTCGAAGCCGCCACCGAGCGTCGACTCGAAGTTATCCGGCTCGACGAAGTCCTCGATCAGGCGCACGTCGCAAAACGGATTGATCGCCGCAATGCGTTCGGCCATGGCTTCGACCTTCGGTTTTCCGTAGTTGCCGTCGAGCGCGTGGATCTGCCGGTTAGTGTTGCTCTCGGCGACGTTGTCGAGATCGATCAGCGTCAGCGTGCCGACCGCGCTGCGCGCTAGCGCCTCGGCCACCCACGACCCGACGCCGCCAATGCCGATCACCGCGACGTGCGCGCCTTCGAACGCGGCGAGCGCCGGCGCGCCGTACAAACGCGCGATGCCGCCGAAACGCCGCTCACGGTCAGCGGTTTCTTTCCCGTCGAGGCTGGTAGTAAGATCGGTTTGCGCGGTGGTGCTGGACATGATGGCAGGGCTCGGTGATCAGGCAAAAACACGAAGTGGCGACGCAAAGGCGTACGCAACCCCGTATTTTGCCTGAAGGCGTCGAAGTACATCGCCGCGAACAGCGCGGCACCGAGAGCCACATACGCCGGCATGCATAGCGCACCGCGCCGGACCTTGATGTGGTTGCAGGCAAAAAATTAGCGGCTTAGCTATACTGATTGAACTGTAGCGTTCGCATAAGAACATGACCTCACTCGCCGAACTTCGAAAAAACTATTCGCTGGGTTCTTTGGACGTTGCCGATATCGACCGTAACCCGTTTCGTCAATTCGATACGTGGTTTCAACAAGCGGTCGACGCCAAATTGCCCGAACCGAATACCATGACGCTGGCCACGGTCGACTCGCGTGGCCGGCCGTCGGCGCGTATTGTCCTGATCAAGGGCGTCGACGAGCGGGGCTTCGTGTTCTTCACCAATTACGAAAGCCGTAAAGGCCGTGAACTGGCCGCCAATCCGTACGCCAGCCTGCTTTTCTACTGGATCGAACTCGAACGCCAGGTGCGTGTGGAAGGCCGCATCGTCAAAACCAGCGCGGAAGAAAGCGACGCGTATTTCGCATCGCGCCCGCTCGGTTCACGCATCGGTGCATGGGCCTCGAATCAGAGTCAGCTAATTGAAAGCCGTTCGCAGCTCGAAACACGCGAACGCGAAATCAGCTTGCAATACGGCGACCAGCCACCGCGCCCACCGCACTGGGGCGGGTATCGTTTGGTGCCCGAAGCAATCGAATTCTGGCAGGGCCGGCCGTCACGCCTTCACGACCGCTTGCTCTACACGCGCTCAGACGAACACAGCGACTGGCAAATCTCCCGCCTATCGCCTTGAATCGAAATACAACGCCGCAACCGCGTTGCCAACGCAGCAGCGCGCGGCGGCCGGATGGCAACTCGCGGCATGGGAGTCGCGCCGCACGGAGCTGCGATCCACACAGGCTTTGCTTTAATTCAACGGACACGGAGAGATCACATGTTCTGGGAGAAGAAGCTGGCGCAGTGGGTGGAAGAGGTAAAAACCAGGGCTAACGTTCCCGCACGCCTCGTGCTGTGGGACGGTCAGCAACATGACTTCGGGCAGTTCGCGGCGCCCCAGGTCACACTACATGTCAAAAGCGCGACGGCGCTGCCCTATCTGCTCGAACCGAGCCTCGACAATCTCGGCGAGGCGTACGTGAAGGGCAAGATCGACATTGAAGGCAAACTGTCGGACATCATCAATATCGGCTACCAGCTGGCGCGCAATACCGTCACCAGCGCGGGCAAGCTGGCGCGCGTGCGGCGCTACTTCAATCATTCGAAAGCCTCGGACAAGAAGGCGATCCAGTATCACTACGACGTCTCGAACGAGTTCTACAAGCTGTGGCTCGACGAGAACATGGTGTACTCGTGTGCGTACTTCGAGAACGGCGACGAAGATCTTCCTACCGCGCAGATCAAGAAGATCGACCACATCCTCACCAAGATCCAGTTGCAACCCGGGCAGCGCCTGCTCGATATCGGCTGCGGCTGGGGCGCGCTCGTGCTGCGCGCGGCGCAGAAGTTCGGCGCGCAGTGTGTGGGCGTCACGCTCTCGCAGAACCAGTTCGATCTCGCTACCGCACGCGTGAAAGCGGCGGGTCTGGAAGGCCAGATCGAGATTCGTCTGCAGGATTATCGCGACGTCGAAGGGCAATTCGATCGCATCACGAGCGTCGGCATGTTCGAGCACGTGGGCCGCAAGAATCTGCCGGGCTACTTCGAGAAAATCCGCGACCTGCTGGTCGACGACGGCATCGCCATGAATCACGGCATTACGTCGAGCGATTCGGACAGCGGCGAGACCGCGCTCGGCGGCGGCGAATTCATCGACCGCTATGTGTTTCCGGACGGTGAGCTGCCGCATATCAGTCTCGCGCTCGAATCGATGCAGCGCGGCGGGCTCGAAGCGGTTGACGTCGAAAGCCTGCGCCGTCACTATGCGCACACGCTGGACATCTGGGCGGAGAATTTCGAAGCGCATGCGGAAGAAGCCCGCAAGCTCGTCGACGACGAGAAATTCCGCATCTGGCGCGTGTACCTCGCCGGTTGCGCCTACGCTTTCGAAAACGACGACGTCTCGATCTACCAGGTGGTCTGCCGCAAAGCCGGCCGCAGCGCGAAAACCCTGCCGTGGTCGCGCCGCTTCATGTACGACAAACCGCTGTGATACGGTTGCGCCGCGGCGCCGTGCATGAGCGGGCGACGTGGCGCAAACCCTTGAACAGCAGGTCGAACACCGATGGACCCAAGCGGGACAAGCGAAGTTGAACAGCCGCTCGAGAGCGAAGCTCGCGCCGATGGCGAAGGCGTGCAGTTCGATCTGTTCGGGATGCCGGTAGATACGGCGACGGCAAAGGGCGATGGCGCGGTGAAGTCGTCGCGTGGGACGAGCGGGGCCACTGGCACTGCTGCGACCGCCGTAGCCGCTGGGGCGGACGCTGACGCCGCTCGGCAGAATCAGCAGAGCGTCGAACAGGCAAGCTCGCCAGCTAACGCATCCGCGCCACCCGCCACCGCGACGCCGCCCGAGCGCCAGCGTCAGCCGCGCGCGATAAAGGCCCGAGACGTCGGCTCTTTGTGGCAGGAGGACGATGCCGTAGCGCCAGCCAACACCGTCCCCGTGCCCGGAACCATTACCGCGCCCGCCTCCGCCAACGCCCCCACAAAACGCCGCGTTCGCGAAATCGTCGCCGCCCCGCCCTCGCCCGAACTTCTCGCGCTGGCGGCGCAACTACCGTCGCAAATCCACCTCGGCACTTCGACCTGGTCGTTTCCGGGCTGGAACGGTATCGTCTATGGCGACGAGTACAGCAACAGCAAACTGTCGCGTGAGGGCCTCACGGCCTACGGCGCGCATCCGCTGCTGAAGACGGTCAGCATCGACCGGTCGTTTTATCAGGCGCTCACGGTCACCGAGTATTTGCGTTACGCGCAGCAGGTGCCCGAGCATTTCCGCTTCATCGTGAAAGCCCCGATGACGATCACCGACGCCACCGTGCGCGCCGAACGCGGCGAACCGGTCTCGATGAATCCGTGCTTTCTGAACGCGCAAATGGCGATCGACGATTTCGTCACGCCTTGTCTCGAAGGGCTCGGCGCCAAAGCCGGCGCGCTCGTGTTCCAGCTTTCGCCGCTGCCGGATCAGATGCTCGCGCAGCCGGCGGTGTTCATCGAACGGCTGGCCGAATTTCTGATGGCCTTGCCGAAGTTGCCGGACAGCGCCTGCTACGCGATCGAAATCCGTGATGCGAGCCTGCTTACGCCGCGCTTCATCCGTACGCTCAAAACGGCGGGCGTGCGCTATTGCGTCGGGATTCATGCGCGCATGCCCGATCCGTTGCGTCAGGCCGCGGCGCTTGCGTTGCTGGACGGTGAACCGGCCGGGCCGCTGATCGTGCGCTGGAGCCTGCACGGCGGCTTCAAATACGAACAGGCGAAGGCCAAGTACGAACCGTTCAACCAGTTGGTCGATGAGGACCCGGCGACCCGCGCGTCACTCGCCGAACTGGCCGCGCGCTATGCGCTGGCCGGCCAGCCGGTGGTGATCGCGATCAACAATAAAGCGGAAGGCTCGGCGCCGCTGAGTTGTGTGGAGCTGGCGCGGGCGATCATCGACGCGTATGCACGGCTCGCTCATGAACATGAGCACGACGATCACGAGCCTCCGTCATCTGAAGAGAACGAGCAGCCGCCTGGCTCCGGCGCCTGAGTAACGCGCAAGTCGCCGCTCATGCCGTTAGCTCGCCCTGATCCGGTGAGCAAACTGCTGACGGAACTTCGCCACTTTCGGCGCCACTACGAACGAGCAGTAGCCCTGATTCGGGTGCCGCGCAAAATAGTTCTGGTGATAAGCCTCGGCGGGCCAGTAATTGCCGTCGAGCGGCAGCACTTGTGTGACGATCTGGCCGTCGTAAATACCTTGTTCACCGATCTCGCGAATTGCCTGCAGCGCCGTTTCCCGCTGCGCGTCGGAATGCGTGAAGACCACCGAGCGGTATTGCGTGCCGACGTCGTTGCCCTGCCGGTTCAACTGCGTCGGATCGTGGATCGCGAAGAAGATATCGAGAATCTCGCGATAGCTGATCTTCGCCGGATCGAAGTCGATTTTCACGACTTCGGCATGGCCGGTTTCGCCGTCGCACACCTGCTCGTAGGTCGGACGCTGGGTCTGGCCGCCCGCGTAGCCCGACTCCACCGCGTTCACGCCGTCGACGCCCAGGTACACCGCTTCGAGGCACCAGAAACACCCGCCACCCAGAGTGGCGACTTCGCCTGTCTGACTCATGCTGCTCGCTCCTTCAAACACATAGTCGGCCGATGCCGGTCCACGGTTCGCCGCAACGCTCATGCCACCATCCGAGCCTTCCAGCTTAGCGGCTTTTTCATTCACCGGCTCGGGTCGCGGCCGATCCGCCGCGATTGCAGTTAAAATTGGGGCAAATCGACGATTTTCACTATGACTTTCGAATCATTTGTTTCCAGCGGCACGCGAGATGGGTTCAGCCCGGCGCTCCCCCGGTTTGCGCCAGGGACCGGCGCCCGATGAAGCACGCCAGCCCGCCCAACTTCGACCAGAACGCCTTCAAACAGGCGCTCAGCCAATTTGCCACCGGCGTCACCGTTATTACAACGCGCGCGGCGTCCGGCCAGTTGATCGGCATCACGGCCAGCTCATTCAATTCGGTTTCGCTCAATCCGCCGCTCGTGCTATGGAGTTTGGCCACGCGTTCGGCGTCGATGCCGGTGTTTCGCGCCAACAGTCACTACGTGGTCAATGTGCTGGCTTCGTCGCAGCTCGATTTGTGCAAGCGCTTTGCGACCGTGAAGGGCGATCGCTTCGAAGGCGTTTCGCACGCGGAAGGCGACACCGGCATGCCGGTGCTCGACGGCGCGCTTGCCTGGTTCGAATGCCATAACCGCAGCCGTTACGACGAAGGCGACCACGTGATTTTTGTCGGCGAAGTGGAGCGTTGCGGCGTGCACGAGAATGCCGCGAAGATGTCACCGCTGGTGTTTCAGAACGGCTTGTTTCACCGACTCGACGCGCTTTGAACGCGCCGGCGCGCCCAATCAGCGATCGTTGTGCGCGGCGCTATGCCCACCGGTTTTCTTCACCAGCGAAACCGGCACGCCCGAATCTTCCTTGAGCGTCTGCAGCACGATATTCGAACGAATATCCATCACGCCCGGCGCCTTGTAGAGACGCTGCAGCACGAAATCCGAATAATGTTTGAGATTGTGCGCGAGGACTCGCAGCAGATAGTGCGTCTCGCCGGTCACGACGAACGCGCCGACCACTTCCGGCCAGTCGCGCACCGCTTCCGCGAAGCGCTCGTGCCAGTTCTCCTGGTCGTTGCGCATGGACACCTGCACGAACGCTTCCAGTTCGAAACCCAGCACTTCTCGATTAAGACACGCGCGGTAGTGTTCGATGACGCCCTGCTCTTCGAGCAGGCGCAGGCGTCGTAGACAGGCTGACGGCGAGAGCGAAATGCGCTCCGCGAGGTCGAGATTGCTGATCCGTCCTTCTTGCTGAAGCACCGTCAAGATACGGCAATCGGTGGCGTCGAGCGAGATCGCGTTCATATTCGGTCTCCCTTTCCCGTTTGAATCAAATTATGTTCCAAGACACGGCGCAGAAGGAGATTTTTTCGCAATCACATTTCGCGGCAAGCCACCTATCATTCCCGGATAG
Coding sequences within:
- the tcdA gene encoding tRNA cyclic N6-threonylcarbamoyladenosine(37) synthase TcdA, yielding MSSTTAQTDLTTSLDGKETADRERRFGGIARLYGAPALAAFEGAHVAVIGIGGVGSWVAEALARSAVGTLTLIDLDNVAESNTNRQIHALDGNYGKPKVEAMAERIAAINPFCDVRLIEDFVEPDNFESTLGGGFDYVIDAIDSVRTKTALIAWCVEKKQPLITIGGAGGQLDPTRIRIDDLALTIQDPLLSKVRGQLRKQHGFPRGPKAKFKVSAVYSDEPLIYPEAAVCDIDEEAEHVTTSPGHTGPVGLNCAGFGSSVCVTASFGFAAAAHVLRALAKQATA
- the pdxH gene encoding pyridoxamine 5'-phosphate oxidase; this encodes MTSLAELRKNYSLGSLDVADIDRNPFRQFDTWFQQAVDAKLPEPNTMTLATVDSRGRPSARIVLIKGVDERGFVFFTNYESRKGRELAANPYASLLFYWIELERQVRVEGRIVKTSAEESDAYFASRPLGSRIGAWASNQSQLIESRSQLETREREISLQYGDQPPRPPHWGGYRLVPEAIEFWQGRPSRLHDRLLYTRSDEHSDWQISRLSP
- a CDS encoding SAM-dependent methyltransferase, translated to MFWEKKLAQWVEEVKTRANVPARLVLWDGQQHDFGQFAAPQVTLHVKSATALPYLLEPSLDNLGEAYVKGKIDIEGKLSDIINIGYQLARNTVTSAGKLARVRRYFNHSKASDKKAIQYHYDVSNEFYKLWLDENMVYSCAYFENGDEDLPTAQIKKIDHILTKIQLQPGQRLLDIGCGWGALVLRAAQKFGAQCVGVTLSQNQFDLATARVKAAGLEGQIEIRLQDYRDVEGQFDRITSVGMFEHVGRKNLPGYFEKIRDLLVDDGIAMNHGITSSDSDSGETALGGGEFIDRYVFPDGELPHISLALESMQRGGLEAVDVESLRRHYAHTLDIWAENFEAHAEEARKLVDDEKFRIWRVYLAGCAYAFENDDVSIYQVVCRKAGRSAKTLPWSRRFMYDKPL
- a CDS encoding DUF72 domain-containing protein, with the protein product MDPSGTSEVEQPLESEARADGEGVQFDLFGMPVDTATAKGDGAVKSSRGTSGATGTAATAVAAGADADAARQNQQSVEQASSPANASAPPATATPPERQRQPRAIKARDVGSLWQEDDAVAPANTVPVPGTITAPASANAPTKRRVREIVAAPPSPELLALAAQLPSQIHLGTSTWSFPGWNGIVYGDEYSNSKLSREGLTAYGAHPLLKTVSIDRSFYQALTVTEYLRYAQQVPEHFRFIVKAPMTITDATVRAERGEPVSMNPCFLNAQMAIDDFVTPCLEGLGAKAGALVFQLSPLPDQMLAQPAVFIERLAEFLMALPKLPDSACYAIEIRDASLLTPRFIRTLKTAGVRYCVGIHARMPDPLRQAAALALLDGEPAGPLIVRWSLHGGFKYEQAKAKYEPFNQLVDEDPATRASLAELAARYALAGQPVVIAINNKAEGSAPLSCVELARAIIDAYARLAHEHEHDDHEPPSSEENEQPPGSGA
- the msrA gene encoding peptide-methionine (S)-S-oxide reductase MsrA, which produces MSQTGEVATLGGGCFWCLEAVYLGVDGVNAVESGYAGGQTQRPTYEQVCDGETGHAEVVKIDFDPAKISYREILDIFFAIHDPTQLNRQGNDVGTQYRSVVFTHSDAQRETALQAIREIGEQGIYDGQIVTQVLPLDGNYWPAEAYHQNYFARHPNQGYCSFVVAPKVAKFRQQFAHRIRAS
- a CDS encoding flavin reductase family protein; translated protein: MKHASPPNFDQNAFKQALSQFATGVTVITTRAASGQLIGITASSFNSVSLNPPLVLWSLATRSASMPVFRANSHYVVNVLASSQLDLCKRFATVKGDRFEGVSHAEGDTGMPVLDGALAWFECHNRSRYDEGDHVIFVGEVERCGVHENAAKMSPLVFQNGLFHRLDAL
- a CDS encoding Lrp/AsnC family transcriptional regulator: MNAISLDATDCRILTVLQQEGRISNLDLAERISLSPSACLRRLRLLEEQGVIEHYRACLNREVLGFELEAFVQVSMRNDQENWHERFAEAVRDWPEVVGAFVVTGETHYLLRVLAHNLKHYSDFVLQRLYKAPGVMDIRSNIVLQTLKEDSGVPVSLVKKTGGHSAAHNDR